The Litchfieldia alkalitelluris genome has a window encoding:
- a CDS encoding IscS subfamily cysteine desulfurase, with protein sequence MIYLDYAATTPMSEEAIQVYTEVAKNWFGNTSSLHDIGTNAKSLLENCRNELAVLINAKKEGIYFTSGGTESNILALESLIKGNSAKGNHIITTSTEHSSLQHYFQKLESEGYEVTYLPVDQFGRVNIEVLENAIQPTTILASIQHANSEIGVVQDIIGIGVLLKKYNILLHCDCVQTFGKLPIDVVKMKIDSLSISSHKIYGPKGVGAVYLSPSVKWVPSLPNTTHENGFRPGTINLPGIAAFVTAAQHQCNSLTVNQDKFQSLRAQLTQGLLPFMKKIEIIESPNRQLPHIVGLRTLGIEGQYMMLECNRHGIAISTGSACSVGQQAPSKTMTAIGKTAEEAKQFIRISFGSSTSAKEIDHVISVFHKILDKK encoded by the coding sequence ATGATCTATTTAGATTACGCTGCAACGACGCCTATGAGTGAAGAAGCCATTCAGGTATACACTGAAGTAGCTAAAAATTGGTTCGGAAATACAAGCAGCTTACATGATATTGGGACAAACGCAAAAAGCTTACTTGAAAATTGTCGTAATGAACTAGCAGTATTGATCAATGCAAAAAAAGAAGGCATTTATTTTACAAGTGGTGGAACAGAGTCTAATATACTAGCTCTCGAATCACTAATTAAGGGGAATTCTGCAAAAGGAAATCATATTATTACAACTTCCACTGAACACTCTTCCTTACAACATTATTTTCAAAAGCTTGAAAGCGAAGGTTACGAGGTTACCTATCTTCCTGTAGATCAATTTGGAAGAGTGAATATAGAAGTTCTTGAAAATGCAATTCAACCAACGACGATCTTAGCATCTATACAGCATGCTAATTCTGAGATTGGAGTTGTTCAAGATATTATAGGGATTGGAGTTCTCTTAAAAAAATATAATATTTTATTACATTGTGATTGTGTCCAAACCTTTGGCAAGCTCCCTATTGATGTGGTAAAAATGAAGATAGATAGTTTGTCGATTTCTAGTCATAAAATTTATGGTCCAAAAGGAGTCGGTGCGGTTTATCTATCACCTAGTGTTAAATGGGTACCTTCTTTACCAAATACAACCCATGAAAATGGCTTTCGCCCAGGCACGATTAACCTTCCAGGAATTGCAGCCTTTGTCACTGCAGCACAACATCAATGTAATAGCTTGACAGTAAACCAAGACAAATTTCAATCATTACGAGCACAGCTAACCCAGGGATTACTACCTTTCATGAAAAAAATTGAAATCATTGAAAGCCCAAATCGACAATTACCTCATATCGTTGGCTTACGTACTTTAGGAATAGAAGGTCAGTATATGATGCTTGAATGTAATCGTCATGGGATTGCGATTTCCACAGGTAGCGCCTGTTCAGTCGGTCAACAAGCTCCTTCAAAAACAATGACAGCGATCGGTAAAACAGCTGAAGAAGCGAAACAATTTATACGTATATCCTTTGGCAGCTCAACTTCAGCAAAAGAGATTGATCACGTTATTTCCGTTTTTCATAAAATACTGGACAAAAAATAG
- the nadB gene encoding L-aspartate oxidase, which translates to MPFADIIIIGSGIAALSAAKQLAKQKNVMIITKSKVEDSNSMLAQGGIAAVIDKDDVWREHYRDTVVAGCYHNDQKAVKKLVKDGTCSVKKLIHEGMLFDRNEQGEFHLGQEGAHNRRRILHAGGDATGKELVQFMFKQLQEQVNIIENEMAIDLIIHDGKCIGLKTINNNDHVKKYYANHVILATGGCGSLYKVSSNNETVVGDGFSMAYRAGAELADLEFMQFHPTMLYTQGGSKGLVSEAVRGEGAFLVNNHGVKIMENVHVQKDLAPRDIVARAIHHERSLGNDVFLNISMISNFKQRFPTITALCEDAGIDITAGLIPVAPGAHFIMGGVKTNLHSETSIPGLYAVGEVACTGVHGANRLASNSLLEGIVFGENLANYILSKKSVTSIQSSTKTEYAHQKIDIELPTRFEIQEMMTSFVGIERDRKGLLYVKNWFEKYLHLGWLSTSLKEGTKEQIKTINMLSNGWLIATSALLRTESRGGHYRTDYPLSKTHWQNKQVVRQKDKELISLVEPLLGVK; encoded by the coding sequence ATGCCTTTTGCTGATATTATAATTATTGGAAGCGGAATTGCTGCATTAAGTGCTGCAAAGCAACTTGCTAAACAAAAAAATGTGATGATTATCACAAAGTCTAAAGTGGAAGATAGTAATTCAATGCTTGCCCAAGGCGGTATCGCTGCTGTTATTGATAAAGATGACGTATGGAGGGAACATTACAGAGACACGGTTGTAGCTGGGTGTTACCATAATGATCAAAAAGCAGTGAAAAAGCTTGTGAAAGATGGAACATGCTCAGTTAAAAAGCTGATTCATGAAGGTATGCTGTTTGATCGAAATGAACAAGGAGAATTCCATTTAGGTCAAGAAGGCGCACATAATCGTCGGCGAATTTTACATGCTGGTGGAGATGCAACCGGAAAAGAACTTGTTCAGTTTATGTTTAAACAGCTTCAGGAACAAGTGAATATTATCGAAAATGAAATGGCTATAGATTTAATCATCCATGATGGAAAGTGCATCGGACTAAAAACAATTAATAATAACGATCATGTGAAGAAGTATTATGCTAATCATGTAATTTTAGCAACAGGTGGTTGTGGAAGTTTATATAAGGTGTCTTCTAATAACGAAACTGTTGTTGGAGACGGCTTTAGTATGGCCTATCGTGCAGGCGCGGAGCTTGCTGATCTTGAGTTTATGCAATTTCATCCGACGATGTTATATACACAAGGTGGATCTAAGGGTCTAGTATCGGAAGCAGTTAGAGGTGAAGGGGCTTTCCTTGTGAACAACCATGGTGTAAAAATTATGGAAAATGTTCATGTGCAAAAAGATTTGGCACCTAGAGATATTGTTGCTAGGGCGATTCATCATGAAAGAAGTTTAGGAAATGATGTATTTTTAAATATCTCAATGATTTCAAATTTCAAGCAACGTTTCCCGACAATTACGGCTTTATGTGAGGATGCAGGTATTGATATTACAGCTGGATTAATTCCTGTTGCGCCAGGAGCCCATTTTATTATGGGCGGGGTAAAAACGAACCTCCATTCCGAAACGAGTATACCTGGCTTATATGCGGTTGGAGAGGTTGCGTGTACGGGGGTTCATGGAGCAAACCGTCTTGCGAGTAATTCTTTATTAGAAGGAATTGTCTTCGGTGAAAATCTAGCAAACTATATTCTTAGTAAAAAAAGCGTCACTTCTATACAAAGCTCAACCAAAACGGAATATGCTCATCAAAAAATCGATATTGAATTACCTACAAGATTCGAAATACAGGAAATGATGACCTCTTTTGTTGGAATTGAACGTGATCGAAAAGGTCTTTTATATGTAAAAAATTGGTTTGAGAAATATCTCCATTTAGGGTGGCTCTCAACATCTCTGAAAGAGGGAACAAAGGAACAAATCAAAACGATTAATATGTTATCCAATGGATGGTTAATTGCGACATCTGCCCTACTTCGAACGGAGAGTAGAGGAGGACATTATCGAACCGACTATCCATTAAGTAAAACACACTGGCAAAATAAACAGGTGGTCAGACAAAAGGATAAAGAACTAATTTCTTTAGTTGAACCACTGTTAGGAGTGAAATAA